A genomic stretch from Legionella adelaidensis includes:
- a CDS encoding VOC family protein gives MTQQPSVGQFCWNELATPDVKKAKDFYSKVFGWQFKDHKMDQMTYTIVESNDQGFAGIWEIPSEQQSHIPPHWMAYILVDDIDSFLDKAKQHGAKEIKEVTQAGEMGKFAIITDPTGAHLALWESNSK, from the coding sequence ATGACACAACAACCCTCCGTTGGACAATTTTGTTGGAATGAACTGGCTACTCCCGATGTTAAAAAAGCAAAAGATTTTTACAGTAAAGTATTTGGCTGGCAGTTTAAAGATCACAAAATGGATCAAATGACGTATACAATTGTAGAATCAAACGACCAAGGATTTGCAGGGATTTGGGAAATTCCTTCCGAGCAACAAAGTCACATCCCTCCTCATTGGATGGCTTATATATTAGTAGATGACATTGATTCATTTCTAGACAAAGCTAAACAACATGGCGCAAAAGAAATCAAAGAAGTGACCCAAGCAGGAGAAATGGGCAAATTTGCCATAATAACTGATCCCACTGGAGCACATTTAGCACTTTGGGAATCTAATTCTAAATAA
- the udk gene encoding uridine kinase translates to MRIFVIGVAGASGSGKTTIAHKMCEHYGADCTIISSDNYYKGLGDFPLTQRHEFNFDHPNSIDFGLLADHLRRLKSGESVEIPLYDFETSSRRSETLTIEPTRIIIVEGILVLHPEELKRLFDATIFVNTSLDLCFIRRFQRDTSQRGRSPQDVIDQYLQTVRPMCEQFVIPCLQGATLILNNDVKMDATPAIELVGSIIEGPQPISQQRFRLFKPVQTASSAVGLLPTVSGPQ, encoded by the coding sequence ATGAGAATATTCGTAATCGGTGTGGCCGGTGCATCAGGCTCTGGAAAAACAACTATTGCACATAAAATGTGTGAGCATTATGGAGCAGATTGCACTATTATTTCTTCCGATAATTATTATAAAGGTTTAGGTGATTTTCCGTTGACCCAAAGGCATGAATTTAATTTTGATCACCCCAACAGTATCGATTTTGGATTATTAGCCGATCATTTGCGACGGCTAAAATCAGGCGAATCAGTTGAAATTCCTCTGTATGATTTTGAGACTTCTTCGCGAAGATCAGAAACATTAACAATAGAGCCAACTCGAATTATCATTGTTGAAGGTATCTTAGTTCTCCACCCCGAAGAGCTTAAGCGATTATTTGATGCGACTATATTCGTCAACACATCACTTGATTTGTGTTTTATCCGACGTTTTCAGCGAGATACAAGTCAGCGCGGAAGATCCCCACAAGATGTTATTGATCAATATCTTCAAACCGTCAGGCCTATGTGTGAGCAATTTGTTATTCCATGCCTTCAAGGTGCTACTCTAATCCTTAACAATGATGTGAAAATGGATGCTACTCCTGCCATAGAATTGGTAGGTTCAATAATAGAAGGCCCACAACCCATAAGCCAACAACGATTTAGATTATTTAAACCAGTTCAAACAGCTTCTTCTGCTGTAGGATTATTACCTACCGTAAGTGGCCCGCAGTAG
- a CDS encoding EAL domain-containing protein — protein sequence MRLEWKFFQSKVAHRIFYLFILSALIPIIFLAIFLVLQLNRQLTFNSQVQVRQDVKNAGMAVIGRLSNLDKQLNLLGKALIFINGKDFIKSTENLEDLATDFKALSIIAKNGKALSLHGPALFLPPNLPTSPGDSSLSIVREETSKTNRFFITHKMNKEVFLVGEINQDLLWDFNLTNQSLLWVLDTNNNVIYSTSVSPIPSPFLVEKLKSDTGVFSWKLQNKEFIGAYWSLFLRFRFHSTNWVIILAEPESNLFSQIKNLYKILLPTIFFAFLVSMLLSQSQIRRYLIPLEQLRNATRRIASRDFSTPVTVKSGDEFEELGDAFNRMAKHLRQQFRTLSLLSVLDQSILKNEDGEKVLNLIFASLKELVDYDLLILGSFKRNNKIDLRVLTGENSNEILKVVEIKKEEYKNLQYSREITLNLNVVDAPAYLSFVKEYGIRYLIIFPILHKNDPAAMIVLGFNHIDSLNDCNTEELHDIFYRAAVAFTHAEWEERLYYQAHYDDLTGLPNRLVLRDQLHRALIRNVEARHHCVLMFLDLDNFKDINDTLGHSVGDNFLYSVAQTMQNAIGHNGLIARIGGDEFTILLTDIPRADLAHKKAISAADKLLKVFAKPYNVKGAEFHVTASIGIVIAPEDSNNSDEIIKFADMSMYKAKESGKNRYVFFSSALEKIVRERNRMLQELYTALTEEQFRIYFQPKINCENFSLVGAEVLLRWEHPTLGLLLPDYFLPLTEESNLIIPLGEWVIHEACRQVKEWEKQNLSVPPIAINIAAKQFTQENLVSQITKIIETTQVNPQNLEFEITESSLIGNLSETISILNQIHHLGSRISIDDFGTGYSSMRYLQMLPLDNMKIDRVFIQGLPGDKRNLSIIKAIVNLAKNTGLVLIAEGIETKMQSELLHELDCVIQQGFYFSEPLPAKLFAKRYLKPLSS from the coding sequence ATGCGTCTTGAATGGAAATTCTTTCAGAGCAAAGTAGCTCATCGTATCTTTTATCTCTTTATTCTTTCCGCACTCATTCCGATTATCTTTTTAGCTATTTTTTTAGTTTTACAATTGAATCGCCAGTTGACCTTTAATAGCCAAGTTCAAGTTCGACAGGATGTTAAAAATGCCGGCATGGCCGTCATTGGACGCTTATCTAATCTAGATAAGCAGTTAAATTTATTAGGAAAAGCATTAATTTTTATTAACGGTAAAGATTTTATAAAATCCACAGAAAATTTAGAGGATTTAGCTACCGACTTCAAAGCCTTAAGTATTATCGCAAAAAATGGAAAAGCTCTTTCTTTGCACGGTCCAGCCTTATTTTTGCCCCCCAATTTGCCAACTTCTCCAGGCGATAGTTCGCTTTCAATAGTGAGGGAGGAAACGAGTAAAACGAATAGGTTTTTTATTACCCATAAAATGAATAAAGAGGTATTTTTAGTCGGAGAAATTAACCAAGATTTATTATGGGATTTTAATTTAACTAACCAGAGTCTTCTATGGGTTCTTGATACAAATAATAACGTTATATATAGCACTAGCGTTTCTCCTATTCCCAGTCCTTTTCTTGTTGAAAAATTAAAATCTGATACCGGAGTTTTTTCTTGGAAACTACAAAATAAAGAATTTATTGGGGCTTATTGGAGCTTATTTTTACGCTTTAGATTCCACAGTACTAACTGGGTAATTATTCTTGCTGAGCCAGAGTCTAATCTGTTCTCACAAATAAAAAACCTGTATAAAATTTTGCTTCCTACCATATTCTTTGCTTTTTTAGTCAGTATGTTATTGAGTCAATCTCAAATTCGCCGTTATTTGATTCCTTTAGAGCAGTTGCGTAACGCTACCCGCCGTATTGCCAGTAGAGATTTTTCCACACCGGTAACAGTTAAAAGCGGAGATGAATTCGAAGAGTTGGGGGATGCCTTTAACCGTATGGCTAAACATTTAAGACAACAATTTCGGACATTATCATTGCTCTCGGTATTGGATCAGAGCATTTTAAAAAACGAAGATGGGGAAAAAGTTTTAAATCTTATTTTTGCCAGTTTAAAAGAATTAGTGGATTATGATCTACTTATTTTAGGTTCTTTTAAAAGGAATAACAAAATAGATTTACGGGTACTGACAGGTGAAAATAGTAATGAAATACTAAAAGTAGTAGAAATTAAAAAGGAAGAATATAAAAATTTGCAATATTCAAGGGAAATAACTCTTAATCTTAATGTTGTCGATGCCCCCGCTTATTTAAGTTTCGTTAAAGAATACGGAATCCGGTATTTAATTATCTTCCCTATCTTACATAAAAATGATCCTGCCGCCATGATTGTACTAGGTTTTAATCATATAGATTCTCTAAATGACTGCAATACAGAAGAGCTACATGATATTTTTTATCGAGCAGCGGTTGCGTTTACCCACGCCGAATGGGAAGAACGGCTCTATTACCAAGCGCATTATGATGATTTAACGGGCTTACCGAATCGTTTGGTACTAAGAGACCAGTTACATAGAGCTTTAATACGTAACGTAGAAGCACGCCACCATTGCGTATTAATGTTCCTGGACTTGGATAATTTCAAGGATATTAATGATACGTTAGGACATAGCGTTGGAGACAATTTCCTCTATTCAGTTGCACAAACCATGCAAAATGCAATCGGTCATAATGGTTTAATCGCCCGTATAGGTGGTGATGAATTTACTATTTTACTGACAGATATACCGCGTGCGGATTTGGCGCACAAAAAAGCGATTAGCGCTGCTGATAAATTGTTAAAGGTCTTTGCCAAACCATATAATGTTAAGGGCGCGGAGTTTCATGTTACTGCAAGTATTGGAATTGTCATTGCCCCCGAGGACTCTAATAACAGTGATGAAATCATTAAATTCGCTGATATGTCGATGTATAAAGCGAAAGAAAGTGGTAAAAATCGCTATGTATTTTTCTCCAGTGCTTTGGAAAAAATCGTACGCGAACGTAATCGCATGTTACAAGAGCTATATACTGCGTTAACAGAAGAACAATTTAGGATTTATTTTCAACCAAAAATAAATTGTGAAAATTTTTCTTTAGTCGGGGCTGAAGTTCTACTACGCTGGGAGCATCCAACGCTCGGATTATTGCTTCCTGATTATTTTTTACCTTTGACTGAAGAGTCGAATCTGATTATCCCTTTGGGTGAGTGGGTAATTCATGAGGCCTGTAGGCAAGTAAAAGAGTGGGAGAAACAAAATTTATCAGTGCCGCCCATAGCTATAAATATTGCCGCAAAACAGTTTACCCAAGAAAACCTGGTGAGTCAGATAACTAAAATAATTGAGACTACACAAGTCAATCCGCAAAATCTTGAGTTTGAAATAACCGAAAGTTCCTTGATTGGTAACTTATCAGAAACCATTTCCATTTTAAATCAGATTCATCATCTGGGAAGTCGTATTTCTATAGATGATTTCGGTACAGGCTACTCTTCCATGCGCTATTTACAAATGTTGCCGCTAGACAATATGAAAATCGATAGAGTCTTTATTCAAGGGCTACCGGGTGACAAAAGGAATTTAAGTATTATCAAAGCCATTGTTAACCTGGCAAAAAATACAGGGTTGGTATTAATTGCTGAAGGAATTGAAACTAAAATGCAGTCAGAATTATTACATGAACTAGATTGCGTGATCCAGCAAGGTTTCTATTTTAGCGAGCCGCTACCGGCTAAACTTTTTGCGAAAAGATATCTAAAGCCGCTAAGTTCATAA
- a CDS encoding erythromycin esterase family protein: MEPQITQKLIQIINEEIIPLAPVSCAYKSIIRQIGDCSIVLIGEATHGTEEFYQIRMEISEILIKKHGFMAIAIEGDWPDAYQVHRYLQGNSPINNATEVLNVFKRFPSWMWRNLSMVAFLQKLRTFNDSLPPQEKIGFYGLDLYSLNTSMEAVIEFLRKKDPVAAQRAINRYSCFDHVKVDPQLYGYLSALKPKKSCLDEVVTQLLEMQHHAFKYIKADGLRAEDEYFFATQNARLVKNAENYYRNLLEDHITTWNIRDTHMAETVNVIADHLQKRRNQPAKLIVWAHNSHVGDARATEMGQKGEVNLGQLLRETHDKNVYTLGFSTYQGTVTAANNWGEPPQQKRILPGSPGSYELLFHNACHQNFVLHLNQNAKLEKFLNVPHLQRAIGVIYRPETERFSHYFLTHLPLQFDSLIHIDTTNFLKPVDTKTQTHL; encoded by the coding sequence ATGGAACCTCAAATCACTCAAAAACTCATTCAAATAATCAATGAAGAAATTATCCCCCTTGCACCTGTATCATGTGCCTATAAGAGCATTATTCGTCAAATTGGCGATTGCTCCATAGTATTAATAGGGGAAGCGACCCATGGTACAGAAGAATTTTATCAAATTCGTATGGAAATTTCGGAAATATTAATTAAAAAACATGGTTTTATGGCCATTGCCATCGAAGGAGATTGGCCGGATGCTTATCAAGTTCACCGCTACTTACAAGGAAATAGCCCGATAAATAATGCTACTGAGGTTTTAAATGTGTTTAAACGTTTCCCTTCATGGATGTGGCGTAATCTCTCTATGGTCGCTTTTTTGCAAAAATTAAGAACATTCAATGACTCTTTACCGCCCCAGGAAAAAATAGGATTTTATGGCTTAGATTTATACAGCTTGAATACGTCGATGGAAGCAGTTATTGAGTTTTTAAGAAAGAAAGATCCCGTAGCCGCCCAAAGGGCGATTAACCGTTACTCCTGCTTTGACCATGTAAAAGTAGACCCGCAACTATATGGTTATCTTTCCGCTTTAAAACCCAAAAAATCTTGTTTGGACGAGGTTGTTACGCAACTATTAGAAATGCAGCATCACGCTTTCAAGTATATAAAAGCAGATGGTTTACGCGCTGAAGATGAATACTTTTTTGCTACGCAAAATGCACGCCTGGTTAAAAACGCTGAAAATTATTACCGTAACTTGCTTGAAGACCATATTACCACGTGGAATATTAGAGATACACATATGGCAGAAACAGTGAATGTAATTGCAGACCATTTACAAAAGCGACGGAATCAGCCTGCCAAATTAATAGTATGGGCGCACAATTCCCATGTTGGAGATGCCAGAGCCACGGAAATGGGTCAAAAAGGAGAAGTGAACTTAGGCCAGCTTTTGCGAGAAACGCATGATAAAAATGTATATACTTTAGGATTTTCAACGTACCAAGGAACAGTCACAGCGGCTAATAACTGGGGTGAACCTCCGCAGCAAAAAAGAATCTTACCCGGTAGCCCTGGAAGCTATGAGCTACTATTTCACAATGCCTGTCACCAGAATTTTGTATTACATCTTAATCAAAATGCAAAACTTGAAAAGTTCTTAAATGTCCCTCATTTACAAAGAGCAATTGGTGTCATCTACCGGCCTGAAACCGAGCGGTTCAGCCACTATTTTTTAACTCACTTACCATTACAATTTGACAGTTTAATTCACATCGACACAACCAATTTTCTAAAACCTGTGGATACGAAGACGCAGACTCACCTTTAA
- a CDS encoding prepilin-type N-terminal cleavage/methylation domain-containing protein, whose product MKIVQKIMSFGLGMKNQFFLILKWIEGRNLSSLWRRLSSPTKPALAFQNVYKGFTILELLIVISLISLIIGFTVASYQESNKRSQIQRAIEDIKEIELAIENFYMEFGHKYPADLLAIGANNKLDPWGKPYQYLDISSLPDRSLDSRVRKDKNLYPINSDYDLYSMGEDGKTAASLGATESQDDVVRANNGGYIGLGSEY is encoded by the coding sequence ATGAAAATTGTCCAAAAAATAATGAGTTTTGGACTAGGCATGAAAAATCAATTTTTTTTAATACTCAAGTGGATTGAAGGTAGAAACCTCTCATCACTGTGGAGAAGACTTTCTTCACCGACAAAACCTGCTTTAGCTTTCCAAAATGTATATAAAGGTTTTACTATTCTTGAGTTATTAATTGTCATTTCCCTAATCTCATTAATTATTGGTTTCACTGTCGCTTCTTATCAAGAATCCAATAAACGGTCTCAAATCCAGCGAGCGATTGAGGATATTAAAGAGATAGAGCTGGCCATTGAAAATTTTTACATGGAATTTGGTCACAAATACCCAGCAGACTTACTTGCGATTGGAGCCAATAATAAGTTAGACCCATGGGGCAAGCCTTACCAATATTTAGATATTTCCAGTCTTCCAGATAGGTCATTGGATTCTCGAGTAAGAAAAGATAAAAACTTATATCCTATAAATTCAGACTATGATCTATATAGTATGGGAGAAGACGGTAAAACAGCCGCTTCTTTAGGGGCTACGGAAAGCCAAGACGATGTTGTTAGAGCTAATAATGGTGGTTATATAGGACTTGGATCTGAGTATTAA
- a CDS encoding SGNH/GDSL hydrolase family protein produces MTKIISARKKVAHVIMMGDSLSDRGTLERRKLLGVIPMVALAGLQRYTALGRFTNGLAWSDLFSAHMINRFLIEELEEKQHKKGDMDVADRADDILTHRSKKNREATEFDEIQQKKEEHFGLRDDDIADGIISDDLKVQPFIEGSYTFDNDLYVKYQGRDFVRNYDEGGLTADDYRNSPTLNIPLCASRWILANLKQKREALLAYDAKNEVSTHHKKQTLVMEWSGGNDFITVNSRPSKEVVERVLKARIANVEALIKNGYRHFVLINLPDLSLTPRFQAKSKEEQENASRWCQYFNERLQEECQRLQKTYVHCSTNVFDVASIFNRVYHNPTAYGFAADKLTKPYTRSPDFRINKDHTSPSQGYMFWDDIHPTMDMHAILAQEISQYCEENFDFVAPKEEAVQKEVLHIAPEALKAAFITEYEKTLKSALSGWFGIFRRSRIDYKNASLVDILRHALDNQGHRTREVITKLQWIDSLGNLNLNIPALKKAKGELDRERELKSSAVGDLQL; encoded by the coding sequence ATGACAAAAATAATTTCTGCTAGAAAAAAAGTTGCTCATGTAATTATGATGGGTGATAGCTTATCTGACCGCGGCACCTTAGAACGCAGAAAGCTTTTAGGGGTTATCCCTATGGTTGCTTTAGCAGGATTGCAAAGATATACCGCTTTAGGACGCTTTACCAATGGGTTAGCCTGGAGCGATTTATTTAGTGCGCATATGATTAATCGCTTTCTTATCGAGGAATTAGAAGAAAAGCAGCACAAAAAAGGCGATATGGATGTAGCCGATAGGGCTGACGATATTTTGACTCATAGAAGTAAAAAGAATAGAGAGGCAACCGAGTTTGATGAGATTCAGCAAAAGAAAGAGGAGCATTTTGGTTTAAGAGACGATGATATCGCTGATGGTATTATTAGTGACGATCTAAAAGTTCAACCATTTATTGAAGGTTCTTACACATTTGACAATGATTTATATGTTAAATACCAAGGGCGTGATTTTGTTCGTAATTATGATGAAGGTGGATTAACTGCAGATGATTATCGTAATTCCCCTACGCTTAATATCCCTCTTTGTGCCAGTCGTTGGATTCTTGCCAATTTAAAGCAAAAAAGAGAGGCTCTTTTAGCTTATGATGCCAAAAATGAAGTTTCTACCCATCATAAAAAACAAACGTTGGTAATGGAATGGTCGGGCGGAAATGATTTTATTACCGTTAATTCCAGGCCTAGCAAAGAAGTAGTTGAACGGGTATTAAAAGCAAGGATTGCGAACGTAGAAGCCTTGATAAAAAACGGTTATCGCCATTTTGTTTTGATTAATTTACCCGATTTGTCACTTACTCCCCGTTTCCAGGCAAAAAGTAAAGAAGAGCAGGAAAATGCCAGCCGCTGGTGTCAGTATTTTAATGAAAGGTTACAAGAAGAATGCCAACGTTTGCAAAAAACTTATGTACATTGCTCGACCAATGTTTTTGATGTGGCTTCTATTTTTAATAGGGTTTATCATAACCCTACTGCTTATGGTTTTGCTGCAGATAAACTTACAAAACCTTATACGCGCTCCCCTGATTTTCGAATTAACAAAGATCATACTTCCCCGTCTCAGGGGTATATGTTTTGGGATGATATCCATCCTACTATGGATATGCATGCCATTTTGGCTCAAGAGATCTCCCAGTACTGTGAAGAAAATTTTGATTTTGTAGCACCAAAAGAAGAAGCCGTGCAAAAAGAAGTATTACATATAGCCCCGGAAGCATTAAAGGCTGCTTTTATTACGGAATACGAAAAAACATTAAAAAGCGCTCTAAGTGGATGGTTCGGCATTTTTCGTAGAAGTAGAATTGATTATAAGAATGCTTCCCTGGTAGACATACTTCGCCATGCACTGGATAACCAAGGGCATCGCACAAGGGAGGTAATTACCAAACTGCAGTGGATTGATTCATTAGGTAATTTGAATTTAAATATACCTGCTTTGAAAAAAGCCAAAGGGGAACTGGATCGTGAGAGGGAGTTAAAAAGTTCTGCAGTAGGAGATTTACAACTTTAG
- a CDS encoding Ulp1 family isopeptidase: protein MPLLSELRTVIPNYWYTTAQLNAVGKAWESESPHHLFLVSEKVYKTKLAERHLIQKKDIFPLKILLPLNCDGDHWTSVAIQVSQKAGKAHIKISFTDSNKFTNLYITLDSAIKAEVSRLKILLLKVYPQAEIESEIYPFSWKQEDYSSCGPYSLANGMRCLNEEGYQPNPGRVAIRIQQLNKMESSIAIKGCSNNNEIDEILTYWLKDRISQNKPYLLTSSVTMELLCLNYARAMDQDYEEVRKKFGEEYDYDRNLLRFVPVNIRLRELLRKNRRELHSSTNLENEYDRVLKGNVMAQLEKIRFSIARKKGELVSYRIMAEALPLIQKLNTSAVIKELDKIFDNSQECKTHLITLAEIVGSRSIENDYSQKLMKLAQAYKAVFEAWTAINTLPSFSLEFPIQLLHNQIGLLQKAVARNKATLVGSIAYLIKDFCDYLLEFCSLGVWIPDYKQIEYIKLQLQKDTKTTSNADFMKELDQLEQLAGAKRAVEESLQQLPL, encoded by the coding sequence ATGCCTTTACTTTCCGAATTACGAACAGTAATACCTAACTATTGGTATACAACCGCTCAACTGAACGCAGTGGGCAAAGCATGGGAAAGTGAATCACCACACCATTTATTTCTGGTCTCTGAAAAAGTCTATAAAACAAAGCTGGCAGAAAGACATTTAATTCAAAAAAAGGACATTTTTCCCTTGAAGATTTTGCTGCCTCTTAATTGTGACGGCGACCATTGGACTTCAGTCGCTATTCAAGTTTCGCAAAAAGCTGGAAAAGCCCACATAAAAATTTCTTTTACCGATTCCAATAAATTTACCAATCTTTACATAACTCTCGACTCGGCAATTAAAGCAGAGGTAAGCCGCTTGAAAATTTTATTGCTGAAAGTGTACCCGCAAGCGGAAATAGAATCTGAAATTTACCCTTTTTCATGGAAACAAGAAGATTATTCCTCGTGTGGGCCCTACTCACTAGCTAATGGCATGCGTTGTTTAAATGAAGAGGGGTATCAACCGAACCCGGGGCGGGTCGCAATCCGCATACAGCAATTAAATAAAATGGAATCTTCCATCGCTATTAAAGGTTGCTCCAACAACAATGAAATTGATGAAATCCTTACCTATTGGTTAAAAGACCGTATTTCCCAAAATAAACCATATTTACTTACTTCCTCCGTCACCATGGAGTTGTTATGTTTAAACTATGCGAGAGCCATGGATCAAGATTATGAAGAAGTACGTAAGAAATTTGGGGAAGAGTATGATTACGATAGGAATCTGTTACGCTTTGTCCCAGTTAATATTAGATTACGCGAACTATTGAGAAAAAATCGTAGAGAATTGCACTCCTCGACCAATCTGGAGAACGAATACGACAGAGTTCTTAAAGGTAATGTCATGGCACAATTAGAAAAAATTAGATTTAGCATTGCCAGGAAAAAAGGAGAATTAGTCTCTTATCGAATAATGGCTGAAGCATTGCCCCTTATCCAGAAATTAAATACTTCCGCAGTCATAAAAGAGCTTGATAAAATATTTGATAATAGCCAGGAGTGCAAAACCCATTTAATTACCTTGGCAGAGATAGTAGGTTCCAGATCTATTGAAAACGATTATTCGCAGAAATTGATGAAATTAGCCCAGGCTTATAAGGCCGTTTTTGAAGCTTGGACAGCAATTAATACCTTGCCCTCCTTTTCTTTAGAATTCCCTATACAATTATTACATAACCAAATTGGGTTACTACAAAAAGCCGTAGCTAGAAATAAAGCAACACTAGTGGGTTCAATCGCTTACCTGATAAAAGATTTTTGTGATTATCTTTTAGAGTTTTGTAGCCTGGGGGTATGGATTCCTGATTACAAACAAATTGAATACATCAAACTTCAATTGCAAAAAGATACCAAAACCACATCCAATGCAGACTTCATGAAAGAACTGGATCAATTAGAACAGCTGGCTGGCGCTAAAAGAGCTGTTGAAGAATCCCTTCAACAGCTTCCGCTCTAA
- a CDS encoding Rab family GTPase, translating to MKEIVTYKVCIMGAEAGGKTSLVRVALDSDFPSEYSPTIGGDYRKLTIENTAIEIWDTGGQHRFASLIPMYLKDAQAVIYCIDLSNKLDDAVLAEISIAKRMAGERAFILVGTKCDLPARVSQEELESLARTEGYKKVLMTSAKGRLNINLFVEYLHELAVEKHALERMSLTIRKMPLHSQLRQELGQFILKISSLPEEKDRISMAIAVNELMDALNSPEVGISEKMLAIKSFEQKCATTLDLSVGRLKKTPSFFNTTADLTPITEIIRVAIAETIVNTTITNAKQAAQEEVVAIPQQGAEVLSSQEPRITLALS from the coding sequence TTGAAAGAAATAGTTACCTATAAGGTTTGTATTATGGGCGCTGAAGCGGGTGGTAAAACTTCTTTGGTCCGAGTAGCGCTAGATTCTGACTTTCCTTCTGAATATAGCCCTACGATTGGTGGTGATTATCGAAAACTTACCATTGAAAATACCGCCATTGAAATATGGGACACTGGAGGTCAACATCGATTTGCATCCCTTATACCTATGTATCTGAAAGATGCCCAAGCAGTTATTTATTGTATTGACCTATCTAATAAATTAGATGATGCAGTTTTAGCAGAAATTAGCATCGCAAAAAGAATGGCGGGTGAAAGAGCTTTCATTTTGGTGGGTACAAAATGTGATTTGCCCGCACGCGTTTCTCAAGAAGAATTGGAGTCCTTGGCTCGTACGGAAGGCTATAAAAAAGTTTTGATGACCTCTGCTAAAGGTAGGCTCAATATTAATCTTTTTGTTGAATACCTTCATGAGCTTGCTGTGGAAAAACATGCTTTGGAGCGAATGAGTCTAACCATCCGTAAAATGCCGTTACATTCTCAATTACGCCAGGAGTTAGGGCAATTTATATTAAAAATCTCATCACTCCCTGAGGAAAAAGATCGAATTTCTATGGCAATTGCTGTAAATGAATTAATGGATGCGTTAAATTCCCCGGAGGTGGGGATTTCTGAAAAAATGTTGGCGATTAAAAGTTTTGAACAGAAATGCGCTACCACATTAGATCTGTCTGTTGGGAGGCTTAAAAAGACTCCCTCTTTCTTTAATACCACTGCCGATTTAACACCTATTACAGAGATAATAAGGGTTGCAATAGCCGAAACAATAGTTAACACCACCATTACAAATGCCAAACAGGCAGCACAGGAGGAAGTTGTGGCAATACCGCAACAGGGTGCTGAAGTATTATCTAGTCAAGAGCCACGAATCACCTTAGCTCTTTCATAA
- a CDS encoding aldo/keto reductase, whose translation MKKRKLGQEGLEVSALGLGCMGMSYAYGPADRSESIRVLDRAFELGVNFFDTAEVYGPYTNEELVGDWLKNQSRDAVVIATKFGFTWNAEGFPNGVNSKPEHIKQSIEGSLKRLQTDYIDLYYQHRLDKEVPIEDTIGALADLVKAGKVRYIGLSEVGPGIIRRAHSVHPISALQSEYSLWDRNVELNILPLLEELGIGFVPFSPLGRGFFSGKIQGTSKLDKGDFRQMLARFDEDNLPHNFKLVEFLQELANKNNTSPTQIALAWLLRQGENIVPIPGTTKLSHLEDNIKAVNLALPQGDWDKLTEFLDSFTFAGERYPDAVLKLVDRTP comes from the coding sequence ATGAAAAAAAGAAAGTTAGGGCAGGAAGGTTTAGAGGTTTCCGCATTAGGTTTGGGATGCATGGGTATGTCCTATGCGTATGGTCCGGCCGATCGAAGCGAATCAATACGGGTATTGGACAGAGCGTTTGAATTAGGCGTCAATTTTTTTGATACTGCTGAAGTGTATGGGCCATACACAAACGAGGAGTTAGTGGGTGATTGGCTAAAAAACCAATCCCGCGATGCAGTTGTTATTGCAACAAAATTTGGTTTTACATGGAATGCTGAAGGCTTTCCCAATGGTGTGAATAGCAAACCTGAACACATTAAGCAATCCATTGAAGGTTCACTTAAACGTTTGCAAACAGATTATATTGATTTGTATTACCAACATCGTCTGGATAAAGAAGTACCTATCGAAGATACGATAGGTGCACTTGCTGATTTAGTTAAAGCGGGAAAAGTTCGCTACATTGGCCTTTCTGAAGTAGGCCCCGGGATTATTCGTCGAGCACATTCCGTACATCCAATTAGCGCTCTGCAATCAGAATATTCCCTGTGGGATCGTAATGTCGAACTAAATATATTGCCTTTATTAGAGGAGCTGGGTATTGGCTTTGTCCCCTTTAGTCCCTTAGGCCGTGGTTTTTTCTCTGGCAAAATTCAGGGCACAAGCAAACTTGATAAAGGGGATTTCCGTCAAATGCTCGCGCGCTTTGATGAGGACAACCTACCACATAATTTTAAGTTGGTAGAGTTTTTGCAGGAATTAGCAAATAAAAATAATACTTCCCCTACCCAAATTGCTTTAGCGTGGTTATTAAGGCAAGGCGAAAATATCGTTCCTATTCCCGGCACGACAAAACTTTCGCATCTTGAAGATAATATAAAAGCAGTTAATTTGGCTCTTCCCCAGGGAGATTGGGATAAGCTCACCGAGTTTCTTGATTCGTTTACCTTTGCGGGAGAGCGTTATCCCGACGCGGTTTTAAAACTAGTTGATCGGACGCCCTAA